From a region of the Tateyamaria omphalii genome:
- a CDS encoding RSP_2648 family PIN domain-containing protein — protein MKVLIDANVLYPTVMREVVLGVAAAGLFQPQWSDRILEEWARAAARLGPEGEAQARGEIALLSATWYRANVRYPSELEQRLWLPDPADVHVLAAAIAGSSDIILTSNAKDFPRQILAEEGLSRADPDGFLLGCFEAQPGPVHAAAGSVLAEARRLSADDWTMRGLMKKARLPRLGKALERHG, from the coding sequence ATGAAGGTGCTGATCGACGCAAATGTGCTGTATCCGACGGTGATGCGCGAGGTGGTGTTGGGCGTGGCTGCGGCAGGTCTGTTCCAGCCGCAATGGTCGGATCGCATCCTTGAGGAATGGGCCCGCGCCGCCGCCCGACTTGGCCCCGAGGGTGAGGCGCAAGCACGGGGTGAAATTGCCTTGCTGTCGGCCACATGGTACCGCGCCAACGTGCGTTACCCATCCGAGTTGGAACAGCGGCTGTGGTTGCCTGACCCTGCCGATGTGCATGTTCTGGCTGCTGCCATCGCAGGGTCGTCCGACATCATCCTGACGTCGAATGCCAAGGACTTCCCGCGCCAGATCCTTGCTGAAGAGGGTCTTTCGCGCGCGGATCCCGATGGGTTTCTGCTGGGGTGTTTTGAGGCGCAACCCGGACCAGTCCACGCTGCCGCCGGCAGTGTTCTGGCCGAGGCGCGCCGCCTGTCGGCGGACGACTGGACGATGCGCGGCCTGATGAAGAAGGCGCGCCTGCCGCGGTTGGGCAAAGCGCTGGAGCGGCACGGTTAG
- a CDS encoding apolipoprotein acyltransferase, with protein MIVIVAALSGALIGGYTASKRKGNRLDILQYAAGYALAFVIVGMVATVLIDRAMRG; from the coding sequence ATGATCGTAATCGTGGCGGCCCTATCGGGCGCTTTGATCGGCGGCTACACGGCAAGCAAGCGCAAGGGAAACAGGCTCGACATCCTGCAATACGCGGCGGGCTACGCGCTGGCCTTTGTCATTGTGGGCATGGTCGCCACCGTTCTGATCGACCGCGCGATGCGAGGCTGA
- a CDS encoding vWA domain-containing protein, producing the protein MFLPFFESLRKNGVPVSLREFLVFLEGMKAGLATYDVEAFYYLARVAMVKDERNIDKFDRAFAAAFEGLEQISIDQVLEAVDIPQDWLEKLAERHLSEEERAEIEALGGFDKLMETLKKRLEEQKGRHQGGNKWVGTAGTSPFGAYGYNPEGVRIGQEESRHQRAVKVWDKREFKNLDDTVELGTRNIKVALKRLRRWARDGATEELDLNGTIRATAEHGYLDVKTRPERRNAVKVLLFLDVGGSMDPHVKIVEELFSAAKSEFKHFEYFYFHNCLYEGVWRDNRRRWDAQTPTHEVLRTYGPDYKCIFVGDASMSPYEIAYPGGANEHWNKEAGQVWLSRARDQWASNLWINPVPEKYWGYTHSIAMIQEIFGKDAMVPMTLEGLSRGMRALTR; encoded by the coding sequence ATGTTCCTGCCCTTCTTCGAAAGCCTGCGAAAGAACGGCGTGCCGGTCAGCTTGCGCGAGTTCCTTGTCTTTCTCGAGGGGATGAAAGCGGGTCTAGCGACCTATGATGTTGAGGCGTTCTACTACCTCGCCCGCGTCGCGATGGTGAAGGACGAGCGCAACATCGACAAGTTCGACCGCGCCTTCGCGGCCGCCTTTGAAGGGTTGGAGCAGATCAGCATCGACCAGGTTCTGGAGGCCGTGGACATCCCACAGGACTGGCTGGAAAAGCTGGCCGAAAGGCATCTGAGCGAGGAAGAACGCGCAGAGATCGAAGCCTTAGGAGGCTTCGATAAACTCATGGAAACACTCAAGAAACGGCTTGAGGAGCAGAAAGGCCGCCATCAGGGCGGCAACAAGTGGGTCGGCACCGCGGGCACTTCGCCCTTCGGCGCCTATGGCTACAACCCCGAAGGCGTGCGTATCGGCCAAGAGGAAAGCCGTCATCAGCGAGCTGTGAAAGTCTGGGACAAGCGTGAATTCAAGAACTTGGACGACACAGTTGAACTCGGCACGCGCAACATCAAGGTCGCGCTCAAACGCCTGCGCCGCTGGGCGCGCGATGGTGCAACCGAAGAGCTGGACCTGAACGGCACCATTCGGGCCACGGCTGAACATGGCTATCTCGATGTCAAAACCCGCCCCGAGCGGCGCAATGCTGTCAAAGTGCTGCTGTTCCTTGATGTCGGCGGATCAATGGACCCCCACGTGAAAATCGTGGAAGAGTTGTTCTCGGCCGCGAAATCCGAGTTCAAGCATTTCGAATATTTCTACTTCCACAACTGCCTTTATGAAGGTGTCTGGCGCGACAACCGCCGCCGTTGGGACGCGCAGACACCCACACACGAGGTGCTGCGCACCTACGGCCCCGACTACAAGTGCATCTTTGTCGGTGACGCCAGCATGTCCCCATACGAGATCGCCTATCCCGGTGGCGCCAACGAACACTGGAACAAGGAAGCGGGCCAGGTCTGGCTCTCCCGTGCGCGCGATCAGTGGGCGTCGAACCTGTGGATCAACCCGGTGCCCGAAAAATACTGGGGCTACACCCACTCAATCGCCATGATCCAGGAGATCTTTGGGAAGGATGCCATGGTCCCGATGACGCTCGAAGGTCTCAGCCGCGGCATGCGCGCACTCACGCGATAA
- a CDS encoding cytochrome P450 gives MSSAPTVHIDPAAFHADPYPTLAAMRQNAPVCYVPEMGATLFTRRDDVFREEKRVDLFSSHQPNGLLTKVMGSNLMRKDGEAHMRERKALFPALSPRTVRDVLGPKFREIVQGHIDGLQPLGACDLVTDYAMPVSADALRLITGLTNMEAAEMDAASQAMLDAAANYQRDPEVDRLGYGYADHVLDLIKERLPQLRAAPDMSIISVLDQAGLTLDEIAGNVRVIIGGGQNEPRDAIAGTAWALLTHPDQYAMMANGTADWNAAFDEYVRLVAPIGMSPRRVARPDRACDVEFNADELIFFMFGSACRDADHFTDPNAYDLTRNTGPAIPFGAGPHFCAGAAASRALIAGHALPMLFDQLPNLRLTDDVTFAGWAFRGPLSVPVAWDI, from the coding sequence ATGTCATCCGCACCCACCGTCCACATCGACCCGGCCGCCTTTCACGCCGACCCCTACCCGACCCTTGCGGCCATGCGTCAAAACGCACCCGTATGTTATGTGCCGGAAATGGGCGCCACGCTGTTCACCCGTCGCGACGACGTTTTTCGCGAGGAAAAGCGCGTCGATCTGTTTTCGAGCCACCAACCGAACGGCCTCTTGACCAAGGTCATGGGCAGCAACCTGATGCGCAAAGACGGCGAAGCGCATATGCGCGAGCGCAAGGCGCTCTTTCCCGCGCTCAGCCCCCGCACAGTGCGCGACGTGCTTGGACCCAAGTTCCGCGAGATAGTACAAGGACATATCGACGGGCTGCAGCCCTTGGGCGCGTGCGATCTGGTCACGGACTACGCGATGCCCGTCTCCGCCGACGCGCTGCGCCTGATAACGGGCCTGACCAATATGGAAGCGGCAGAGATGGACGCCGCAAGCCAGGCCATGCTCGACGCCGCCGCCAACTACCAGCGCGACCCGGAGGTTGACCGGCTGGGCTACGGCTATGCCGACCACGTGCTGGACTTGATCAAGGAACGTCTGCCGCAACTGCGCGCCGCCCCCGACATGTCCATCATCTCCGTCCTCGATCAGGCGGGGCTAACGCTGGACGAGATTGCCGGCAATGTCCGCGTTATCATCGGCGGCGGACAGAACGAACCGCGTGACGCGATTGCGGGCACTGCCTGGGCGCTCCTGACCCACCCCGACCAATACGCTATGATGGCGAACGGCACGGCAGACTGGAACGCCGCCTTCGACGAATATGTGCGGCTCGTGGCGCCCATCGGCATGTCACCGCGCCGGGTCGCACGGCCCGACCGCGCCTGCGATGTCGAATTCAACGCCGATGAGTTGATTTTCTTCATGTTCGGCTCCGCCTGCCGGGATGCGGACCACTTTACCGATCCCAACGCCTATGACCTGACGCGCAACACCGGCCCCGCGATCCCCTTCGGCGCGGGCCCGCACTTTTGCGCAGGGGCCGCCGCCTCCCGCGCCCTCATCGCGGGACACGCTTTGCCCATGCTGTTTGACCAATTGCCGAACCTGCGCCTGACCGACGATGTGACCTTTGCCGGATGGGCCTTTCGCGGGCCACTGTCCGTTCCTGTCGCGTGGGACATTTGA
- a CDS encoding M48 family metallopeptidase, producing the protein MIKFAPILLALVYGLAMYRFSVWRTSRELDEKSTELADPMLRQMCDQMAAALDLDRIRVHIYEIDPVNGLAAPDGRIFITRGFYNKFRQGAVSAAEMASVIAHELGHVALGHSRRRMIDFSGQNALRTALAMVLSRFIPGIGVLIANALTTLLAARLSRSDEYEADAYAAALLTKAGIGIAPQISLFEKLEQLTKSNSGAVPAWLMSHPKTKERIKALEELEAKWTQVPAP; encoded by the coding sequence ATGATCAAATTTGCACCGATCCTCCTGGCTCTCGTCTACGGGCTGGCCATGTACCGCTTTTCCGTCTGGCGCACCTCGCGCGAGCTTGATGAGAAATCGACCGAGCTGGCTGACCCGATGCTGCGCCAGATGTGCGACCAGATGGCCGCCGCCCTCGATCTGGACCGGATCCGCGTGCACATTTACGAGATTGACCCGGTGAATGGCCTCGCAGCCCCCGATGGGCGTATCTTCATCACGCGCGGGTTCTACAACAAGTTCCGGCAGGGGGCCGTGTCTGCGGCAGAAATGGCCAGCGTGATCGCACATGAGTTGGGCCACGTCGCCTTGGGGCACAGTCGTAGGCGAATGATCGACTTTTCGGGGCAGAACGCCCTGCGCACCGCACTCGCGATGGTTCTGTCGCGCTTTATCCCTGGTATCGGCGTGCTGATTGCCAACGCGCTCACCACATTGCTGGCCGCACGTCTGTCGCGCAGTGATGAATACGAGGCCGACGCCTATGCCGCCGCCCTGCTGACCAAGGCCGGGATCGGGATCGCACCGCAAATCTCGCTGTTTGAGAAGCTGGAGCAACTGACCAAGTCAAACTCCGGTGCGGTGCCTGCGTGGTTGATGAGCCACCCCAAGACCAAGGAACGGATCAAGGCACTGGAAGAGCTTGAAGCGAAGTGGACGCAAGTTCCCGCCCCCTAA